AAACACTGATCAACCTGCCCTAAAAAACCCGCCACCCCAGCTATTCCGGGCCTTCCAGGGGCTCGGAATACCGCTGCGCAATACAAAAGTTCCAACTTTTAAGCGCTGACCGTTCAGTCAGATATTTTTTTAGGCAATTCGCCATCTTCGCTGAACTATTCAAAAAAGCCTCCGGTCACAGCCAGTAAGCCATCACTTGGAACAGCCGTTTGAATAGGCGCCATGAGCGTTACCGCCGGGCCCCGCAGACACTGCAAGCCGGAGATGGATTTGATGTTTTTCAGGAGTTACCTAATGGAGTTGAAGACGATGAAGACCAGCACTGCCAAAACCACGTTTAACCACCTGCGCGGGCTTAAATTGGCCGCGCTGGCAATCGGCACCAGCTTCGTACTGGCTGGCTGCGCCGGCAACCCGCCGACCGAGCAATACGCTGTGACCCAATCTGCGGTGAACAGCGCCGTCAGCGCCGGTGGTACCGAATACGCCGCAGTGGAAATGAAGTCGGCTCAGGACAAACTGAAACAAGCCGAAATCGCCATGCACGACAAGAACTATGACGAAGCCCGTCGCCTGGCCGAGCAAGCCGAGTGGGACGCTCGCGTTGCCGAGCGTAAAGCCCAGGCTGCCAAGGCCGAACAGGCTGTGAAGGATTCCCAGAAAGCTGTTCAGGAGCTGCGTCAGGAAGGCATGCGCCCGGCTGCTGTGGTCAAGCCACAGCAATAAGGCGTCTCCACTGATTGCATTGCACCCGAAACCGAATTGAAAGGACGACACGACTATGCGTAAACAATTGATGATCCCTGCCCTGCTGGCGATGAGCGTTGCTCTGGCGGCTTGCTCCACCCCGCCGAACCAGAACCTGGAAAACGCTCGCACCAACTTCTCGGCCCTGCAAGCCAACCCGCAAGCGACCAAAGTCGCGGCGCTGGAAACCAAAGACGCCAGCGACTGGCTGGACAAGGCTGACAAGGCCTACCGCGACAAGGAAGACCAGAAGAAAGTTGACCAACTG
This genomic window from Pseudomonas sp. Bout1 contains:
- a CDS encoding DUF4398 domain-containing protein; the protein is MELKTMKTSTAKTTFNHLRGLKLAALAIGTSFVLAGCAGNPPTEQYAVTQSAVNSAVSAGGTEYAAVEMKSAQDKLKQAEIAMHDKNYDEARRLAEQAEWDARVAERKAQAAKAEQAVKDSQKAVQELRQEGMRPAAVVKPQQ